In a single window of the Drosophila albomicans strain 15112-1751.03 chromosome 3, ASM965048v2, whole genome shotgun sequence genome:
- the LOC117572248 gene encoding dynein regulatory complex protein 8 isoform X1: MEIGISLSNELEVRISEAFCIFDHHGDKYIDTRNIGNVLRFLGCVPTNKEVNEIIAATDSVENPGEAHLPKFMAHVSHLLMERKMEPASPQKLLEAFEVLDPENKRFLTKEYFGKLMSEEGEVFDKEELDAMWPVAIDPITDNIPYIFYINKLKHKTTIYDVAEAVKEELAANEKEKKK, translated from the exons ATGGAAATTGGAA TTTCTCTTTCGAATGAACTAGAGGTTCGCATCTCCGAAGCATTCTGTATTTTCGATCATCATGGcgataaatatatagatactCGTAATATAGGGAACGTGCTGAGATTTTTGGGATGCGTTCCAACAAATAAAGAAGTCAACGAGATCATTGCGGCAACAGATTCGGTGGAGAATCCAGGAGAGGCGCATTTGCCTAAGTTCATGGCTCACGTCTCACATTTGCTTATGGAAAGAAA aatgGAGCCTGCTAGTCCTCAAAAACTTTTAGAAGCTTTTGAAGTTTTAGATCCGGAAAATAAACGATTTCTCACGAAAGAATATTTTGGTAAATTAATGAGTGAAGAAGGAGAAGTGTTCGATAAAGAAGAATTGGACGCAATGTGGCCAGTGGCCATAGATCCAATAACGGATAATATTCcctatatattctatattaatAAGCTGAAg CACAAAACCACTATCTATGATGTTGCAGAAGCAGTGAAGGAAGAACTAGCTGCTaacgaaaaggaaaagaaaaagtaa
- the LOC117572248 gene encoding dynein regulatory complex protein 8 isoform X2, producing the protein MEIGKVRISEAFCIFDHHGDKYIDTRNIGNVLRFLGCVPTNKEVNEIIAATDSVENPGEAHLPKFMAHVSHLLMERKMEPASPQKLLEAFEVLDPENKRFLTKEYFGKLMSEEGEVFDKEELDAMWPVAIDPITDNIPYIFYINKLKHKTTIYDVAEAVKEELAANEKEKKK; encoded by the exons ATGGAAATTGGAA AGGTTCGCATCTCCGAAGCATTCTGTATTTTCGATCATCATGGcgataaatatatagatactCGTAATATAGGGAACGTGCTGAGATTTTTGGGATGCGTTCCAACAAATAAAGAAGTCAACGAGATCATTGCGGCAACAGATTCGGTGGAGAATCCAGGAGAGGCGCATTTGCCTAAGTTCATGGCTCACGTCTCACATTTGCTTATGGAAAGAAA aatgGAGCCTGCTAGTCCTCAAAAACTTTTAGAAGCTTTTGAAGTTTTAGATCCGGAAAATAAACGATTTCTCACGAAAGAATATTTTGGTAAATTAATGAGTGAAGAAGGAGAAGTGTTCGATAAAGAAGAATTGGACGCAATGTGGCCAGTGGCCATAGATCCAATAACGGATAATATTCcctatatattctatattaatAAGCTGAAg CACAAAACCACTATCTATGATGTTGCAGAAGCAGTGAAGGAAGAACTAGCTGCTaacgaaaaggaaaagaaaaagtaa
- the LOC117572245 gene encoding endoplasmic reticulum metallopeptidase 1-like, whose translation MDDKEKLILDQSVEAPGNANAKKVSRNAKLPWYFATGFLMFWGLLFFAVVLPYFYRLPTPLTLEDVGNNVFIAERAYNNLYTLSNIGIKLSGTDKNEVEAVNFLLSELDKIKENMNNNLFDLEIDLFQSSGLFVIKTFHRVYQGIQNIAVKISPKNSTSETYLLINSHFDSESGPGAGDAGFMIVTMMEVLRVIATSKQPIQHPIVFLFNGGEEGGLQASHGFITTHRWAPLCKAVINLDAAGSGGRDILFQSGPNHPWLVEYYKKYIKHPFATTMAEEIFQAGLIPSDTDFRQFKTYGQIPGLDMAQCINGFVYHTRYDTIDVIPRGSLQNTGNNILGLVRGLANATELNDTEAHKTGHAVFFDFLGIYFFHYSEATGEYLNFGVGGAALLLIILSMWRMAAVSNVSLYLVINWLILVTVIQIISFALGIVLPLVVAYTMDSYGLTLTYYSTPVLIIGLYVCPSLIGLSLPLTIYFSLQCRNKISAPYHLQLALHGQAIILAVLSIVVTYLGYRSAYIFVIPLVFYVVALALNLMTILHDLGYAWTGLLKVSQVVPFLYSSYLFYTFIVVMRPMAGRSGSGTNQDLYIAFLSGLGTVLSFGFLVPLINTFRRPSSVIFFLVASTGLTVYLASSTQLGFPYRPKTNTQRISYLDVRNIYYDFDGTISKDESGYLMLFQDRRRETPLVGSNVNTTGMISLASACEKQMMCGMPLYDNRFVTQRLQSFWIPRSEPIVPPIPATLLLLSKTLVNGTTVRYEFSLTGPTIMRLFIKAEEDVTISNWSFLRTYLENPPPAPIPHQIYLKYFTDDTPFKFFFELYKPNRDYDVPLFELGVSAHYTAYDIDAKSKEFADSFPSYAFLDHWPAFYQRYYF comes from the exons ATGGACGACAAGGAAAAACTG ATTCTTGACCAATCGGTTGAAGCCCCTGGAAATGCCAATGCAAAGAAGGTTTCACGTAATGCAAAATTACCCTGGTACTTCGCTACTGGATTTCTGATGTTCTGGGGACTCCTCTTCTTCGCCGTAGTATTGCCCTATTTTTATCGCTTACCAACGCCTTTAACATTGGAAGACGTTGGAAATAATGTGTTTATTGCCGAGCGtgcatataataatttatatactctATCTAATATTGGAATCAAACTCAGTGGAACGGACAAAAACGAAGTTGAAGCTGTAAACTTTCTGTTGAGTGAACTGGacaaaatcaaagaaaacATGAATAACAATCTCTTTGATTTGGAAATTGACCTTTTTCAATCCTCTGGCCTTTTCGTCATCAAAACCTTTCACAGAGTTTATCAaggcattcaaaatattgccGTTAAGATCTCCCCCAAGAACAGTACAAGCGAGACATACCTTCTCATCAATAGTCACTTCGATTCTGAATCGGGACCTGGTGCCGGAGATGCGGGATTCATGATAGTCACGATGATGGAAGTTCTTCGAGTTATTGCCACATCGAAGCAACCGATTCAGCATCCAATTGTGTTCTTATTCAATGGAGGTGAGGAAGGTGGACTTCAAGCTTCTCACGGATTTATAACAACTCATAGATGGGCGCCGTTATGCAA GGCCGTTATCAACCTTGATGCCGCTGGTAGTGGAGGTCGAGATATTCTATTCCAAAGTGGCCCCAATCATCCATGGCTAGTAGAA tactacaaaaaatacatcaaACATCCCTTTGCTACAACGATGGCTGAGGAAATCTTTCAAGCAGGTCTTATTCCATCCGACACAGACTTTCGACAGTTCAAAACCTATGGCCAAATACCAG GTTTGGATATGGCTCAATGCATTAACGGATTCGTATATCACACTCGGTACGACACAATCGATGTAATCCCTCGTGGATCTCTGCAGAATACAGGCAACAATATTCTCGGCTTGGTTCGAGGATTAGCCAATGCTACCGAATTAAATGACACCGAG GCTCATAAGACTGGACATGCTGTCTTCTTTGATTTCTTGGGGATTTACTTTTTCCACTATTCTGAGGCAACTGGCGAATACTTAAACTTTGGCGTTGGAGGAGCAGCTCTACTTTTGATTATTCTATCAATGTGGCGAATGGCAGCAGTGTCCAACGTTTCGTTATATCTCGTGATTAATTGGCTGATTCTTGTGACTGTGATTCAAATTATTTCGTTCGCACTCGGAATAGTTCTTCCATTAGTTGTTGCATACACAATGGATTCCTATGGACTAACACTGACTTATTATAGTACGCCGGTGTTGATAATTGGATTGTATGTGTGTCCTTCGTTAATTGGCCTAAGTTTGCCATTAACAATTTACTTCAGTCTGCAATGTAGA AATAAAATCTCTGCTCCATATCATCTGCAGTTGGCATTGCATGGACAAGCTATAATTCTGGCGGTGTTATCCATTGTCGTTACTTACTTGGGTTATCGCTcagcatatatttttgttattccaTTAGTTTTCTATGTTGTGGCACTGGCACTTAATTTAATGACCATATTGCATGACCTAGGCTACGCCTGGACAGGTTTGCTAAAGGTTAGTCAAGTTGTTCCATTTCTGTATAGCAGCTATCTCTTTTATACGTTCATCGTGGTGATGAGACCGATGGCTGGTCGCTCTGGCAGCGGGACCAATCAGGACTTGTACATTGCATTCTTGTCAGGATTAGGTACAGTTCTCTCCTTTGGTTTCCTG gTTCCACTGATCAACACGTTCCGCCGACCAAGCTCAGTAATATTCTTTTTGGTGGCGAGCACAGGGCTCACAGTGTACTTGGCAAGCAGCACGCAGCTAGGATTTCCCTATCGACCAAAAACCAATACTCAACGTATTTCTTACTTG GACGTGCGAAATATATACTATGATTTCGATGGAACTATCAGCAAGGACGAGTCGGGCTACTTGATGTTATTTCAAGATCGCCGTCGAGAGACACCACTTGTGGGCTCTAACGTCAACACGACAGGCATGATTAGTCTGGCGTCGGCTTGTGAGAAGCAGATGATGTGTGGAATGCCTTTGTATGATAATCGTTTTGTGACGCAGCGATTGCAAAGCTTTTGGATCCCACGTTCAGAGCCCATTGTGCCACCAATACCAGccacattgctgttgttgagcaAAACCCTTGTGAATGGTACAACAGTGCGCTATGAATTCAGTTTGACAGGTCCCACTATTATGCGATTGTTTATTAAGGCTGAAGAGGATGTAACGATCAGCAATTGGTCATTCCTGCGCACATATCTCGAGAATCCCCCGCCAGCCCCTATACCACATCAGATCTATTTGAAATACTTCACTGATGACACTccatttaaattcttttttgaaTTATAT aaaCCAAATAGAGATTATGATGTACCTCTTTTCGAGCTGGGAGTTTCAGCACATTACACTGCCTACGATATTGATGCCAAAAGCAAGGAATTCGCAGATTCGTTCCCTTCCTATGCATTCCTTGATCATTGGCCTGCTTTTTATCAGAgatactatttttaa
- the LOC117572244 gene encoding endoplasmic reticulum metallopeptidase 1-like encodes MTEERRLIWRKPVEALNKIAGKQHVPWYFASGFILFWCLLFFGIVILYFYCLPTALTLEDEGKNVFIAERAYRNLYNLSNIGIKISGTDKNEVEAVNFLLSELEKIKDNLQNELFDMEIDRLQASGSFLVNSALRVYQGVQNIVVKISPKNTTSETYLLINSHFDSESGPGAGDAGFMIVTMVEVLRVIATSKQPIQHPIVFLFNGAEEGGLQASHGFITTHRWAPFCKAVINLDSAGSGGRDVLFQSGPNHPWLVEYYKRYIKHPFATTMAEEIFQAGIIPSDTDFRQFKTYGQIPGLDMAQCINGFVYHTKFDTINVIPRESLQNTGDNILGLVRGLANATELNNTEAHKDGHAVFFDFLGVYIIHYSEATGKYINFGVAGTIFILIMVSMWRMANVSHVTYSYIIRWFIFLLGIQISSFVLALTLPILISYVMDSFGLSLSYYSTPLLVFGLYVCPSLIGLTVPLTIFFSLQRNDKLSNHYHLQLALHCQAVKLALLTVCLTLLDIRSTYIFVIPLGFYAVSLVLNLMTILHDLGYAWIVLLKTSQIIPFLYSSYVFYILIVVLIPMGGRTGTSSNPDIIIAALAALGTILSLGFLVPLINTFRRPSLVIFALLAVTALSVILASGTQLGFPYRPKTNGQRIAYLEVRNKFYDYDGQLTKDESGYLMMFEDRRRELPLLDSKVNLSNMVSLKSRCERHMMCGMPLINNRCLVHSECSWIPRSEPVEPPQPTTLELLSKRITDATTVRFEFNLTGPINMRLFIKPEEDI; translated from the exons ATGACTGAGGAGAGGCGACTC ATATGGCGTAAACCAGTAGAAGCTCTCAATAAAATTGCCGGCAAACAGCATGTTCCCTGGTACTTTGCTAGTGgatttatattgttttggtGCTTGCTGTTCTTTGGGAttgtaatactatatttttactGCTTACCCACGGCACTGACATTAGAGGACGAGGggaaaaatgtgtttattgcGGAGCGCGCATATCGCAATCTATATAATCTATCTAATATTGGAATTAAAATATCCGGAACTGACAAAAATGAAGTCGAGGCTGTAAACTTTCTTTTAAGTGAATtggaaaaaattaaagataatctccaaaatgaattatttgatATGGAAATAGACCGATTACAGGCTTCCGGATCATTTCTAGTTAATTCCGCTCTCAGAGTGTATCAGGGAGTTCAAAATATTGTCGTTAAGATCTCCCCCAAGAACACTACAAGTGAGACATACCTCCTCATCAATAGTCACTTCGACTCTGAATCGGGTCCTGGTGCCGGTGATGCTGGTTTCATGATAGTCACGATGGTGGAAGTTCTGCGAGTTATTGCAACATCGAAGCAACCGATTCAGCACCCAATAGTCTTCTTGTTCAATGGAGCCGAGGAAGGCGGACTTCAAGCTTCGCATGGATTTATAACAACGCACAGATGGGCGCCGTTCTGCAA GGCCGTTATCAACCTTGATTCTGCGGGGAGTGGAGGTCGGGATGTTCTATTCCAAAGCGGCCCCAATCATCCATGGCTAGTAGAA TACTACAAAAGGTACATCAAACATCCTTTTGCCACAACCATGGCTGAGGAAATCTTTCAGGCAGGAATAATTCCATCCGACACAGACTTTCGACAGTTTAAAACTTATGGCCAAATCCCag GATTGGACATGGCTCAGTGCATTAACGGATTTGTATATCACACTAAGTTTGATACCATTAATGTAATCCCACGCGAATCATTGCAAAATACAGGTGATAATATTCTGGGACTGGTGCGAGGATTAGCGAATGCAactgaattaaataatacagaG GCACACAAGGATGGACATGCTGTATTCTTTGATTTTCTTGGGGTTTACATTATACATTATTCCGAGGCTACTGGCAAATACATAAACTTTGGAGTCGCTggaactatttttattttgattatggTTTCAATGTGGCGAATGGCAAATGTTTCTCACGTCAcatattcttatattattcGTTGGTTCATCTTCTTACTTGGGATTCAGATTTCTTCCTTCGTACTTGCTCTAACCCTTCCGATTTTGATCTCGTACGTTATGGATTCCTTTGGCTTATCACTGAGTTACTATAGCACTCCACTCTTAGTATTCGGATTATATGTGTGTCCCTCACTTATTGGACTTACTGTGCCCTTAACCATCTTCTTTAGTCTTCAGCGCAAC GATAAGCTTTCAAATCATTATCATCTTCAGTTGGCATTACACTGTCAAGCCGTGAAACTGGCTCTTTTAACCGTTTGTCTAACACTGCTAGACATCCGatcaacatatatttttgtaattccCTTAGGATTTTATGCAGTTTCTTTGGTTCTGAATTTAATGACCATTTTACATGATCTTGGATATGCGTGGATAGTTTTGCTAAAAACGAGTCAAATTATTCCATTTTTGTATAGCAGCTACgtcttttatatattaattgtcGTGCTTATACCGATGGGTGGACGAACCGGCACATCTTCAAATCCAGATATAATTATAGCAGCCTTGGCGGCTCTGGGAACAATTCTCTCCTTAGGTTTCTTG GTTCCGTTAATCAACACTTTCCGTCGACCAAGTTTAGTGATATTTGCTCTATTAGCAGTTACAGCACTCTCAGTGATCTTGGCCAGCGGCACACAATTGGGATTTCCCTATCGACCGAAGACCAATGGACAACGGATTGCATATTTA GAAGTACGAAACAAGTTCTATGACTACGATGGTCAGTTAACTAAGGACGAATCGGGTTACCTCATGATGTTCGAAGATCGCCGTCGAGAGCTACCTCTTCTCGACTCTAAAGTCAATCTGTCTAACATGGTTAGCCTGAAATCGAGATGCGAGAGGCACATGATGTGTGGGATGCCTTTGATTAACAATCGCTGTCTAGTTCATTCCGAATGTTCTTGGATTCCTCGTTCAGAGCCAGTTGAGCCTCCACAACCAACCACATTGGAGTTGCTAAGCAAAAGGATTACTGATGCTACAACAGTGCGCTTTGAGTTCAATTTGACTGGCCCCATTAATATGAGATTGTTTATTAAGCCCGAAGAAGAT ATctag